Proteins co-encoded in one Schaalia radingae genomic window:
- the aroD gene encoding type I 3-dehydroquinate dehydratase, producing MQREVQIGPVFLGPGNPTRIIAPLTGSTWDALVDEIDNLHGEPIDLAEWRADMWPDPDELASVCSAVVQRCTIPVLATIRTIDEGGRSALDENAYAHSVRKLAALAPCVDVEARWPSSAQIVDDAHNDGSTVIISAHNWELTPSPEEITRQLEQMAALDGDIVKVAYRAHSHADADAIMQAGRWAMSHLDVPTICIGMGEAGVATRLAGPEFGLAATFATVGASSAPGQLPAQQVAHTLRGHAHRAH from the coding sequence ATGCAACGAGAAGTCCAGATCGGCCCCGTTTTCCTGGGGCCGGGGAATCCGACCAGAATTATCGCACCGCTGACCGGGAGCACATGGGACGCCCTCGTCGACGAGATCGACAACCTGCATGGCGAGCCGATTGATCTTGCCGAGTGGCGCGCAGATATGTGGCCAGATCCCGACGAGCTTGCCAGCGTGTGCAGCGCTGTTGTCCAACGGTGCACCATTCCCGTCCTCGCCACCATACGCACCATTGACGAGGGCGGCCGCAGCGCCCTGGATGAAAACGCATACGCTCACAGTGTCAGGAAACTGGCGGCGCTTGCGCCCTGTGTGGACGTGGAAGCCAGATGGCCGAGCAGCGCACAGATCGTGGACGATGCTCACAACGATGGCAGTACCGTCATTATTTCCGCACACAACTGGGAGCTGACACCGTCACCTGAAGAGATCACGCGCCAGCTTGAGCAGATGGCGGCACTGGATGGAGATATCGTCAAGGTCGCCTATCGCGCTCACTCACATGCTGATGCGGACGCGATTATGCAGGCTGGACGGTGGGCGATGTCGCACCTGGACGTGCCGACGATCTGTATCGGCATGGGCGAGGCTGGTGTGGCGACACGCCTGGCGGGGCCTGAGTTTGGACTGGCGGCCACATTTGCAACGGTCGGCGCGTCCAGTGCGCCTGGCCAGTTGCCGGCTCAACAGGTAGCACACACACTACGTGGACATGCGCACCGTGCGCACTGA
- the rimP gene encoding ribosome maturation factor RimP, whose translation MAQPAQPVDQDLIRRILEPVVATCGLIIDQIEVVGPQARPIVRISVDYGEDTSADSYESVDSDTLAQVSRAISLAMDEADPIDSEYILEVSTPGAERELTQPRHWRRQIGRLIRVKLRDGTTVEGRLSEVADQQVILVVDGEPVTIEYDTIKKARPRVELGTGKSDK comes from the coding sequence GTGGCACAACCCGCTCAGCCAGTAGATCAGGATCTGATCAGGCGCATACTGGAGCCCGTCGTCGCCACGTGCGGACTCATCATCGATCAGATCGAGGTCGTCGGCCCCCAGGCGCGTCCGATTGTGCGCATCAGCGTGGATTACGGTGAGGACACGTCTGCAGACTCCTACGAGTCAGTTGACTCCGACACACTCGCGCAGGTCTCACGAGCCATTTCCTTGGCGATGGATGAGGCCGACCCGATTGACAGTGAATACATTCTGGAAGTGTCCACACCGGGAGCCGAGCGTGAACTCACGCAGCCGCGGCACTGGCGCAGACAGATCGGACGGCTCATCCGCGTCAAGCTTCGCGACGGGACCACCGTTGAGGGGCGACTGTCCGAAGTGGCTGATCAGCAGGTCATTCTGGTGGTCGATGGTGAGCCGGTTACCATTGAATACGACACGATCAAGAAGGCGCGTCCGCGCGTCGAGCTTGGCACGGGTAAGTCAGACAAGTGA
- a CDS encoding TetR/AcrR family transcriptional regulator, which yields MREIIRRIAEEEFIANGYDGITTRHIAARANCDPAMVNYYFDSKQRFRSYVHSSIIPDITDFIHQHVCGTDAPPLSPATRTAIAREIECVMSTLYGVATMRYIVQLEPLASMSEQALIDEFAPIAQRRLDTVVELVRSPRSR from the coding sequence ATGCGCGAAATCATCAGACGCATCGCAGAAGAAGAATTCATTGCGAATGGATACGACGGCATCACAACCCGTCATATCGCGGCTCGCGCCAACTGCGATCCGGCAATGGTGAACTATTATTTCGACTCCAAGCAGCGTTTCCGCTCCTACGTACACTCCAGCATCATCCCCGACATTACTGACTTTATTCATCAGCACGTGTGCGGAACTGACGCTCCTCCCCTGTCACCCGCCACGCGCACAGCGATTGCGCGGGAGATTGAGTGCGTCATGTCCACGCTGTACGGTGTGGCCACGATGCGCTACATTGTCCAGCTCGAACCTCTCGCATCCATGTCAGAGCAGGCACTTATCGACGAGTTCGCTCCCATCGCGCAGCGCCGCCTGGATACGGTTGTCGAACTGGTTCGCTCGCCACGGAGCCGGTAG
- a CDS encoding YlxR family protein — MCAVETHDHSGPIRTCIGCRQRGAPSSMVRMVATHDGSAQVDPKGILPGRGAWIHAHATCMEKARRRRALEHALRLPHTVGEDQWDHLIDTITLSATHRALDIE; from the coding sequence ATGTGTGCGGTGGAGACGCATGACCATTCAGGCCCGATTCGCACATGTATTGGCTGCCGGCAGCGAGGCGCCCCCTCGAGCATGGTTCGAATGGTGGCGACTCACGACGGATCCGCACAGGTGGATCCAAAAGGCATCCTGCCAGGTCGTGGTGCGTGGATTCACGCACATGCGACATGCATGGAGAAGGCCCGCCGACGGCGAGCCCTCGAACATGCATTACGCCTGCCTCACACCGTGGGGGAGGACCAGTGGGATCACCTGATCGACACGATCACATTGTCAGCAACGCACCGTGCGTTGGACATCGAGTAA
- the dnaG gene encoding DNA primase, translating into MAGMIRREDIAAVREACRIEEVVGEHVTLKSAGVGALKGLCPFHDEKTPSFHVRPVVGLWHCFGCGEGGDVISFIQKINHMSFVEAVEMLAQRYSITLHYEEGGRRVREEEPGKRQRLLDAHNVAEDFYREQLLSHEAKPGRTFLANRGFSQSDSAQFGIGYSPQSWDSLTRVLRSRGFTDAEILAAGLASQGNRGIYDRFRGRLMWPIRDITGATVGFGARRLDDSDTNSPKYLNTPETPIYHKSQVLYGLDLAKREISKRRRIVIVEGYTDVMAAHVAGEVTAVATCGTAFGSEHVKIVRRLLGDSADPAAGVVLSSGRAHGGEIIFTFDGDEAGRKAALRAFGEDQNFAAQTFVAVETSGLDPCDLRLRSGDQAVLNLVNSRTPLFEFVIRSLLHLQDLNTAEGRVAALHAASPVVAGIKDRALRNEYTRSLAGWLGMDMRDVAKSVRTAPRMASNQGGRYAQARSYTSPSAMDMAGAGVPGRVPAAVMDDPVANLERQALEVLIQRPVDVVDSGFEELGGEAFTVPAHRAVHDAVRAIGGLQTFTDMLTRAEDSMGRGDAAEAAATKKFAEAIRESAGPVVDAVVTQLAVAPLPQDRPDQMRSFSRGIIAAMVRMDLTRRSAELHAKLQRMNSDDERYAETFTELMKCEERRRAFAEQN; encoded by the coding sequence ATGGCTGGCATGATCCGTCGAGAAGACATAGCGGCGGTGCGTGAAGCCTGCCGGATCGAAGAGGTGGTAGGCGAACACGTCACCTTGAAGAGTGCGGGCGTGGGTGCGTTGAAAGGACTGTGCCCCTTCCACGACGAGAAGACCCCGTCATTCCACGTGCGCCCCGTGGTCGGCCTGTGGCACTGCTTCGGATGTGGTGAAGGCGGAGACGTCATCAGCTTCATCCAGAAGATCAACCATATGAGCTTCGTTGAAGCCGTCGAGATGCTCGCCCAGCGTTACTCGATCACGCTGCACTATGAAGAAGGCGGCCGGCGGGTACGCGAGGAAGAACCGGGGAAGCGTCAGCGCCTCCTGGATGCCCACAATGTGGCAGAGGATTTCTACCGCGAACAGCTCCTGTCCCACGAGGCAAAGCCGGGCCGCACTTTCCTGGCCAACCGCGGTTTTTCGCAGTCCGACAGTGCGCAGTTCGGGATCGGGTATTCGCCGCAATCGTGGGATTCGCTCACACGTGTGCTGCGCTCGCGTGGATTCACGGATGCGGAAATTCTGGCAGCCGGACTTGCCAGTCAGGGTAACCGCGGCATCTACGATCGTTTTCGAGGGCGCCTGATGTGGCCAATCCGCGACATTACTGGCGCGACCGTCGGATTCGGTGCGAGGCGCCTGGACGATTCTGACACGAATTCTCCGAAGTATCTGAATACCCCCGAGACACCGATTTACCACAAGTCACAGGTTCTTTATGGCCTTGACCTGGCCAAGCGCGAAATTTCCAAGCGTCGACGCATCGTCATTGTGGAAGGCTACACCGATGTGATGGCCGCGCATGTGGCTGGTGAAGTCACTGCGGTGGCCACATGCGGCACGGCGTTCGGCTCCGAGCACGTCAAGATCGTGCGGCGTCTGCTTGGTGACAGTGCTGATCCTGCGGCCGGAGTGGTGCTCTCATCGGGACGTGCTCACGGTGGAGAAATCATTTTCACTTTTGATGGTGATGAGGCCGGTCGCAAGGCGGCGCTTCGTGCTTTTGGTGAGGATCAGAACTTTGCCGCCCAGACTTTCGTCGCCGTGGAGACATCTGGCCTGGATCCGTGTGACTTGCGGCTTCGCAGCGGTGATCAGGCGGTATTAAATCTGGTCAATTCGCGCACACCGCTGTTTGAGTTTGTTATCCGCTCGTTGCTGCACCTGCAGGATTTGAACACTGCTGAAGGTCGCGTTGCCGCGTTGCACGCTGCCTCTCCCGTGGTGGCCGGGATCAAGGACAGGGCGTTGCGTAACGAGTACACGCGTTCACTGGCAGGCTGGCTCGGCATGGATATGCGAGATGTGGCCAAGTCGGTGCGCACCGCGCCGCGGATGGCGTCCAATCAGGGTGGTCGTTATGCGCAGGCGCGCAGCTACACGTCGCCCTCGGCAATGGACATGGCGGGCGCGGGCGTGCCTGGACGAGTGCCGGCAGCAGTGATGGACGATCCGGTGGCGAACCTGGAGCGCCAGGCCCTTGAGGTGTTGATTCAACGCCCAGTCGACGTGGTGGATTCCGGTTTTGAGGAACTGGGCGGGGAAGCGTTCACGGTGCCTGCTCACAGGGCAGTTCACGACGCTGTGCGCGCTATCGGCGGGCTGCAGACCTTTACTGACATGCTGACCCGAGCAGAAGACTCGATGGGCAGGGGGGACGCGGCGGAAGCTGCTGCGACGAAGAAATTTGCCGAAGCGATTCGTGAAAGCGCCGGGCCGGTTGTCGATGCGGTTGTCACGCAGCTGGCTGTCGCACCCTTGCCGCAGGACCGTCCCGACCAAATGCGTTCGTTTTCGCGCGGCATTATTGCTGCGATGGTGCGGATGGATCTGACGCGTCGAAGTGCCGAGCTGCATGCGAAACTGCAGCGTATGAACTCTGATGATGAGCGCTATGCTGAGACCTTCACAGAGTTGATGAAATGTGAAGAGCGGCGGCGAGCGTTCGCTGAGCAGAATTAG
- a CDS encoding S-ribosylhomocysteine lyase: MAEVESFQLDHTAVRAPYVRLINRESGPAGDVISNFDLRFVQPNANAIPTGGLHTIEHLLASLLRDRMDGIIDCSPFGCRTGFHLITWGEPAVEDIARVVTDSLRAIAEDVAWDDVPGTDEKSCGNYRDHSLFSAREWARSIIDAGLSVDPYERQLLDAN, encoded by the coding sequence ATGGCGGAAGTGGAAAGTTTCCAGCTCGATCATACGGCTGTGCGCGCGCCTTACGTGCGGCTCATCAATCGTGAGAGCGGGCCTGCCGGTGACGTGATCTCGAATTTCGATCTTCGTTTTGTCCAGCCCAACGCGAACGCCATCCCCACCGGGGGGTTGCATACGATTGAGCACCTCTTGGCGTCACTCCTGCGTGACCGCATGGACGGAATCATTGACTGCTCACCGTTCGGTTGCCGTACCGGGTTCCATCTGATTACGTGGGGAGAACCGGCAGTGGAGGACATTGCGCGCGTAGTGACCGATTCTCTTCGCGCCATTGCCGAAGACGTCGCGTGGGACGATGTGCCGGGTACGGATGAAAAGTCGTGTGGCAACTACCGTGATCATTCGCTGTTCAGCGCTCGCGAGTGGGCTCGCTCCATCATCGATGCCGGCTTGAGCGTTGATCCTTACGAGCGCCAGCTTCTGGACGCGAACTAG
- a CDS encoding deoxyguanosinetriphosphate triphosphohydrolase — translation MNHAQVPHRIVYSAGDRERFVAESPKNPERTDFERDRARIVHSSALRRLGAKTQVLGPISDDFVRTRLTHSLEVAQVGRELGKELGADPDVVEAACLSHDLGHPPFGHNGERVLNDLAQDAGGFEGNAQTLRIVVRLEPKVVAPDGAPSGLNLTRATLDAIAKYPWKRGQGPDPDKSMKKFGVYEDDAEVFTWMRGDVPAGRRCLEAQIMDLSDDIGYCVHDVEDAIATHAMDVSHVGDDEHVAGIIDSTLQWYGGGASADELEAAMERLLTLPVWLHRFDGTYADLAALKNLTSQLIGRFCQSVVAATREVAGDGPLGRHHADLVIPRDVRAEIQLLKGIAVHYVMSPRETEPVYLHQRTILADLVDALLESRGQHLEEPFATAWQHADGDAERLRVVIDQVATLTDISASQWHARLCGLLSTQWT, via the coding sequence ATGAACCACGCCCAGGTGCCCCATCGGATCGTCTACTCGGCAGGTGACCGTGAACGATTCGTCGCAGAATCACCCAAGAATCCTGAACGCACCGATTTCGAACGTGACCGCGCGCGAATTGTCCATTCATCAGCGCTGAGACGCTTGGGCGCCAAGACTCAGGTGCTGGGACCCATCAGCGATGACTTCGTGCGCACGCGCCTGACGCACTCACTGGAAGTGGCACAGGTGGGTCGCGAGCTTGGTAAAGAACTTGGCGCAGATCCAGACGTTGTGGAGGCAGCGTGCCTGTCTCACGATTTGGGCCACCCGCCGTTCGGTCACAACGGCGAACGCGTGCTCAACGACCTGGCGCAAGATGCCGGAGGCTTTGAGGGAAACGCTCAGACACTGCGCATTGTGGTGCGCCTCGAACCCAAAGTTGTCGCCCCGGACGGGGCACCCTCGGGACTGAATTTGACGAGGGCGACGCTGGACGCCATCGCGAAGTATCCGTGGAAGCGCGGCCAGGGCCCCGACCCTGACAAGTCGATGAAGAAGTTTGGCGTCTATGAAGACGACGCTGAGGTGTTCACCTGGATGCGTGGCGATGTGCCCGCCGGGAGGCGCTGCCTCGAAGCACAGATCATGGACCTGTCTGATGACATCGGATACTGCGTGCACGACGTGGAAGACGCGATCGCCACGCACGCGATGGATGTCAGCCACGTGGGTGACGACGAGCATGTGGCCGGAATCATCGACTCCACTTTGCAGTGGTACGGCGGGGGAGCGAGCGCCGATGAGCTGGAAGCGGCGATGGAGCGCCTGCTAACGCTTCCGGTGTGGCTGCACCGTTTCGATGGCACGTATGCGGACCTTGCGGCCTTGAAAAATCTGACCAGCCAGTTGATCGGCAGGTTTTGTCAAAGCGTTGTTGCGGCCACGCGCGAAGTGGCCGGTGATGGCCCACTGGGACGGCACCATGCGGACCTGGTGATTCCTCGGGACGTGCGGGCGGAGATTCAGCTGCTCAAGGGGATCGCTGTGCACTACGTGATGTCTCCGCGAGAAACCGAACCGGTCTACCTGCATCAGCGCACGATTCTTGCCGACCTGGTTGACGCGTTGCTCGAATCGCGCGGGCAGCACCTCGAAGAGCCGTTTGCGACTGCATGGCAACATGCCGACGGTGATGCCGAGCGGCTGCGTGTCGTCATCGATCAGGTGGCGACATTGACGGATATTTCAGCCTCACAGTGGCACGCCCGCCTGTGCGGACTGCTATCGACCCAGTGGACGTGA
- a CDS encoding glycoside hydrolase family 95 protein, with protein sequence MRTVRTDIAHRAPIEGRRLMASAQHTTSHHHDLRLWYRQPASLTELMSSGKGPQAGSPSIVDADSRIWQETVMPIGNGDLGGAIFGEISRDRIGFNEKTLWTGGPGSTPTYDGGNSVEHGRNGQTLRSVQHLFEQGRREEAARLASNTLIGGFNAAEQGGYQAWGTVYLDYGFADDHYSNYERDLNLSTGIAHVAFDHDGTHITREYFASNPDNVLVMHLTSTTAQTLAVSFPTKQDSQKNAERTTVDVAGGLLEVSGALHNNGLRYASAIKVASTDGEVSDGGDHLSIAGCTHVSLLVSAATDYALTFPAYRTGESPRDVSRRVRAVLEEAAARSIDDLRERHQRDYSALFDRVELDLGQCDAKNAGQCDGGEADQCARTVPTDVLLDAYRAGDASPAQQRELEVVLFQYGRYLGISSSRENSLLPANLQGVWANRSDDTVGPNAWNSDYHLNVNMQMIYWAAYSTNLVETADPMIRFMKALVEPGRRTARIYLGTDGSEGSGFSAHTENTPFGWTTPGRDFFWGWSPAVVPWMLHNVYEWYEFTGDTERLREDIYPLLKEQADLYVQRLLHPSTDSTGTRRLVSSPAYSPEHGPVTDGNVYEQTLIWQMLTDAIEAAEVLQVDADRLTMDESCSIDDWERDWENGGAFTSDASRSWACARQLLDPIVIGDSGQIKEWYDEGALGHHTDGSAIADYQCYHRHMSHVLGLYPGDLITVDHAEFLDAAKVSMNDRSDRATGWGIAQRLNSWARAGDGERAHRIIQSFFANGIYPNLFDTHPPFQIDGNFGYTAGVSEMLLQSNSTWVSQDGREYRNYMYPAPALPRVWRNGRVSGLRARGNFTVGYEWADGAVTLMTITSGSGGHAVVRLSGASNATVTSADGACVRSTLLDATHLAFDTRPGETYTITHLTKEA encoded by the coding sequence ATGCGCACCGTGCGCACTGACATTGCGCACCGCGCACCGATCGAAGGAAGGCGCCTCATGGCGAGCGCTCAGCATACAACGTCACACCACCACGACCTGCGCCTGTGGTACAGGCAACCGGCGAGCCTGACCGAACTGATGTCCAGTGGAAAAGGGCCGCAAGCTGGCTCGCCCTCCATCGTGGACGCTGACTCTCGCATCTGGCAGGAAACAGTGATGCCGATCGGAAACGGTGACCTGGGCGGCGCGATATTTGGTGAGATCAGCCGCGATCGCATCGGTTTCAACGAGAAAACCCTGTGGACGGGCGGACCGGGAAGCACGCCGACCTATGACGGCGGCAACTCAGTCGAACACGGCAGAAACGGCCAGACGCTGCGCTCGGTGCAGCACCTATTCGAACAGGGACGCCGCGAAGAAGCAGCGCGCCTGGCGTCGAACACTCTCATAGGCGGCTTCAATGCCGCCGAACAAGGAGGCTACCAGGCGTGGGGAACCGTCTACCTCGACTACGGTTTCGCTGATGACCACTACTCGAATTATGAACGTGACCTGAATCTGTCGACCGGGATCGCGCACGTCGCATTCGATCATGACGGGACACACATCACCCGCGAATACTTTGCCTCCAACCCTGACAACGTTCTTGTCATGCATCTGACGTCCACCACCGCACAGACACTGGCCGTGTCGTTTCCAACGAAGCAGGACAGTCAGAAAAACGCTGAGCGCACCACCGTTGACGTGGCTGGAGGCCTCCTTGAAGTCAGCGGTGCACTGCATAACAACGGCCTGCGCTATGCCTCGGCAATTAAAGTGGCCAGCACTGACGGCGAGGTCAGCGACGGGGGAGACCACTTGAGTATTGCAGGGTGCACGCACGTGTCGCTGCTGGTGAGCGCGGCGACTGATTATGCGCTGACGTTTCCGGCATATCGAACTGGCGAGAGCCCGCGCGATGTGTCGAGACGTGTCAGGGCGGTGCTGGAAGAGGCTGCTGCACGCAGCATTGATGACCTGCGTGAACGCCACCAGCGTGACTACAGCGCGCTGTTTGACAGAGTGGAGCTGGACCTGGGCCAATGCGACGCGAAAAATGCGGGCCAATGTGACGGGGGCGAAGCGGATCAGTGCGCCCGGACCGTTCCGACTGACGTGCTACTCGACGCCTACCGCGCAGGAGATGCCTCGCCTGCGCAGCAACGCGAACTGGAAGTTGTGCTGTTTCAGTACGGACGCTACCTCGGCATCAGCTCCTCGCGGGAGAACTCACTGCTGCCAGCCAATTTGCAGGGCGTATGGGCGAACAGGTCTGACGATACCGTTGGGCCGAATGCATGGAACTCCGACTACCACCTCAACGTCAACATGCAGATGATCTACTGGGCGGCCTACAGTACGAACCTGGTCGAAACTGCCGATCCGATGATCCGCTTCATGAAGGCTCTGGTCGAACCGGGCAGACGCACGGCACGCATCTACCTGGGTACCGATGGCAGTGAAGGATCAGGTTTCAGCGCTCACACCGAGAACACTCCATTTGGCTGGACCACTCCGGGACGTGACTTTTTCTGGGGATGGTCGCCCGCCGTGGTTCCGTGGATGCTGCACAACGTCTACGAATGGTACGAGTTCACCGGGGACACGGAGCGCCTGCGAGAAGACATCTACCCGCTGCTCAAAGAACAGGCAGACCTGTACGTGCAGCGCCTGCTGCACCCGTCCACCGACTCGACGGGCACACGCCGCCTAGTCTCATCGCCTGCCTACTCGCCCGAACATGGGCCGGTCACTGACGGCAACGTGTACGAGCAGACCCTGATCTGGCAAATGCTGACTGACGCCATCGAAGCGGCAGAGGTGCTGCAGGTGGATGCCGATCGGCTGACGATGGATGAGAGCTGCTCCATCGACGATTGGGAGCGGGACTGGGAAAATGGCGGCGCGTTCACCTCGGACGCTTCACGTTCATGGGCGTGCGCCAGGCAGCTGCTCGACCCCATCGTCATTGGCGACTCAGGCCAGATCAAGGAATGGTACGACGAGGGCGCCCTCGGGCATCATACGGATGGCTCCGCGATCGCGGACTATCAGTGCTACCACCGCCACATGTCGCATGTGCTGGGCCTCTATCCTGGCGACCTGATCACTGTTGATCATGCAGAATTCCTCGACGCGGCAAAGGTGTCGATGAATGATCGATCTGACCGCGCGACCGGGTGGGGAATTGCTCAGCGACTGAATTCGTGGGCCCGCGCCGGTGATGGGGAGCGTGCGCACCGCATCATCCAGTCTTTTTTTGCCAACGGGATCTACCCCAACCTGTTCGATACACACCCGCCGTTCCAGATCGACGGGAACTTCGGCTACACCGCAGGTGTCAGCGAAATGCTGCTGCAGTCCAATTCGACCTGGGTGAGTCAGGATGGACGCGAGTACCGCAACTATATGTATCCAGCGCCCGCGTTGCCGCGCGTGTGGAGAAACGGTCGAGTCAGTGGGCTGCGCGCTCGCGGCAACTTCACGGTTGGCTATGAATGGGCCGATGGCGCCGTCACTTTGATGACGATTACCTCCGGAAGCGGCGGGCACGCAGTGGTACGTCTGTCGGGAGCCTCGAACGCGACCGTGACAAGCGCTGACGGCGCGTGCGTGAGATCGACGCTGCTGGACGCCACGCACCTCGCATTCGATACGCGTCCTGGCGAAACCTACACCATCACTCACCTGACCAAGGAAGCGTGA
- the nusA gene encoding transcription termination factor NusA → MEIDMTALRMVEQEKGVDLNTLVDAIEEALLKAYHNIPGAIRKARIEIDKRSGRVTVMATEEDDDGNPIGEFDDTPSNFGRIAQATARSVIMQRLRDADDQKVLGDFASKTGQIVTGLVQQARERHLTLVKLSDDFEAVLPDSEKVPGEEYHHNERIRAYVVSVERTERGARIVLSRTHPGLVLGLFEREVPEIQQGLVEIKAVAREAGHRTKIAVAATREGVNAKGACIGPMGSRVRSVMTELGGEKIDIVDWSADPARFVSNALSPARVSRVVVHSVENHTATAVVPDFQLSLAIGKEGQNARLAARLTGFHIDIHSDTDADGKMEASRSSMPDMPYGGDEAASVSDVSGTDAFDITAEDEDEDDVTSRSHTDSNTDADLS, encoded by the coding sequence ATGGAAATTGACATGACAGCGCTCCGAATGGTGGAGCAGGAAAAAGGTGTAGATCTCAATACTCTTGTGGACGCGATCGAAGAGGCGCTGCTCAAGGCGTATCACAACATCCCGGGCGCTATCCGCAAAGCTCGCATTGAGATCGACAAGCGTTCAGGGCGGGTCACCGTCATGGCGACCGAGGAAGACGACGACGGCAACCCGATCGGTGAATTCGATGACACTCCCTCCAACTTTGGGCGCATCGCACAGGCAACTGCGCGCTCGGTGATCATGCAGCGGCTGCGAGACGCCGACGATCAGAAAGTTCTGGGCGACTTCGCATCCAAGACCGGGCAGATCGTCACCGGCCTTGTCCAGCAGGCACGTGAACGCCACCTGACGCTGGTGAAACTATCGGACGACTTCGAGGCCGTGCTGCCGGATTCAGAAAAGGTTCCGGGCGAGGAATACCACCACAATGAGCGGATCCGCGCCTACGTCGTGTCGGTTGAACGCACCGAGCGTGGCGCGCGAATCGTCCTGTCACGAACCCACCCCGGCTTGGTGCTCGGCCTGTTCGAACGCGAGGTTCCTGAGATCCAGCAGGGTCTGGTGGAGATCAAGGCCGTTGCGCGCGAAGCGGGCCACCGCACGAAGATCGCCGTTGCAGCAACACGTGAAGGTGTCAACGCCAAGGGAGCATGCATTGGGCCGATGGGGTCGCGTGTGCGCTCGGTGATGACTGAGCTGGGTGGTGAAAAGATCGACATCGTTGACTGGTCGGCAGATCCTGCTCGTTTCGTGTCCAACGCGCTGTCTCCGGCGCGCGTGAGCCGAGTGGTCGTGCATTCGGTTGAAAATCACACCGCCACCGCCGTTGTGCCTGACTTCCAGCTCTCACTGGCAATCGGCAAAGAGGGACAAAACGCTCGACTGGCTGCGCGTCTGACAGGTTTCCACATTGATATTCACTCCGACACGGATGCGGACGGAAAGATGGAGGCGTCACGCTCATCGATGCCTGACATGCCCTATGGAGGTGACGAGGCTGCTAGCGTGTCAGATGTTAGCGGCACCGACGCATTCGACATCACTGCCGAGGACGAGGACGAGGACGACGTGACCAGTCGCTCACATACAGATTCCAATACGGACGCCGACCTCAGTTAG